The following coding sequences are from one Myxococcales bacterium window:
- the panC gene encoding pantoate--beta-alanine ligase: protein MNTPLVIDDPKAMTAWAYAVRARGARIGFVPTMGFLHEGHQALLKEGRRRSDELVMSLFVNPTQFGPTEDLERYPRDWDGDLAKAGAEGTSVVFAPSPQAMYPHGYQTTVDVEVVSQGLCGDRRPGHFRGVATVVTKLFQIVRPDVAVFGEKDYQQLAVIRRLVTDLNLGIEIVGLATVREADGLAMSSRNTYLSPAERQRALSLSKGLSAAVALWGRGERSAAALRAAAYAELSGQVDRLEYLEIRDAETLVPVETAKAPAVILVAAGIGRTRLIDNMRLP, encoded by the coding sequence ATGAACACGCCGCTCGTCATCGACGATCCGAAAGCCATGACGGCGTGGGCGTATGCGGTTCGGGCGCGCGGGGCGCGCATCGGCTTCGTCCCCACGATGGGCTTTTTGCACGAGGGCCATCAGGCGTTGCTGAAAGAGGGCCGGCGGCGCTCGGACGAACTCGTGATGTCTTTGTTCGTGAACCCCACCCAGTTCGGCCCCACCGAAGATCTGGAGCGCTACCCCCGGGATTGGGACGGGGATTTGGCCAAGGCAGGTGCCGAGGGCACGAGCGTGGTGTTCGCGCCTTCACCGCAAGCCATGTACCCGCATGGGTATCAAACCACCGTTGACGTCGAGGTCGTCTCGCAGGGGCTGTGCGGTGATCGCCGCCCTGGACATTTCCGGGGCGTCGCGACCGTGGTGACCAAGCTCTTTCAGATCGTGCGGCCGGACGTGGCCGTCTTCGGGGAAAAGGACTACCAGCAGCTCGCAGTGATTCGCCGCCTCGTGACCGACTTGAACCTGGGCATCGAGATCGTGGGTCTGGCCACCGTGCGAGAGGCCGACGGCTTGGCGATGTCGTCGCGCAATACCTATCTGTCGCCCGCGGAGCGCCAGCGTGCCCTGTCCCTGTCAAAGGGACTGTCCGCCGCCGTGGCCCTGTGGGGCCGGGGCGAGCGCTCTGCCGCCGCACTACGGGCCGCCGCCTACGCAGAGCTGTCGGGCCAGGTGGACAGGCTCGAGTACCTCGAGATCCGGGATGCCGAGACCCTTGTACCCGTCGAGACCGCCAAGGCGCCAGCCGTGATCCTGGTGGCCGCCGGCATTGGCCGTACCCGGCTCATCGACAACATGCGCTTGCCCTGA
- the groES gene encoding co-chaperone GroES — protein sequence MKVRPLYDRVLVRRVAEEEKTKGGIIIPDSAKEKPAEGEVVAVGNGKVTDGGDLRKLEVKKGDRILFGKYSGNEIKIDGVEHLILREDEVLGVIEK from the coding sequence ATGAAAGTTCGGCCTTTGTATGACCGCGTTCTGGTCCGTCGCGTTGCTGAGGAAGAGAAGACCAAGGGCGGGATCATCATTCCCGATTCGGCCAAGGAAAAGCCCGCCGAAGGCGAGGTGGTGGCCGTCGGCAACGGCAAAGTCACCGATGGCGGTGATCTGCGGAAGCTGGAAGTGAAGAAGGGCGACCGCATCCTCTTCGGCAAGTACAGCGGCAACGAGATCAAGATCGACGGCGTCGAGCACTTGATTCTGCGCGAGGACGAGGTCCTCGGCGTCATCGAGAAGTAA
- the groL gene encoding chaperonin GroEL (60 kDa chaperone family; promotes refolding of misfolded polypeptides especially under stressful conditions; forms two stacked rings of heptamers to form a barrel-shaped 14mer; ends can be capped by GroES; misfolded proteins enter the barrel where they are refolded when GroES binds), translating into MAAKDILFDAKGREQILAGVNILADTVKATLGPRGRNVVIEKSWGSPTVTKDGVTVAKEIELEDRFQNLGAQMVKEVASKTSDVAGDGTTTATVLAQAIFREGSKMVAAGHNPMDLKRGIDKAVGKIVESLKKLSKPTKGHKDIAQVGTISANGDEYIGGLIADAMEKVGKEGVITIEEAKSMETTLDVVEGMQFDRGYLSPYFVTDTDRMEVRMEDPYILIHEKRISNMKDLLPLLEQVARSGRPLMIIAEEVEGEALATLVVNKLRGTLQVCAVKAPGFGDRRKEMLKDIAILTGGQAVTEDLGLKLENLTLKELGRAKSLKVDKDNTTIVDGAGKKPDIEGRCKQIRAQIEETSSDYDREKLQERLAKLVGGVAVIKVGAATETEMKEKKARVEDALNATRAAVEEGIVPGGGVALVRCVKDLEKLEDLTDEERVGVNIIRRAIEEPCRQIAANAGKEGSIIVQRVKEGKGGFGYNAATDTFEDLIEAGVIDPTKVVRSALQNSASVSSLLITTEALIAERPKHEEAPAAGGGGHEH; encoded by the coding sequence ATGGCAGCTAAAGACATTCTTTTCGACGCCAAGGGTCGCGAGCAGATCCTGGCCGGCGTAAACATCCTGGCCGACACGGTCAAGGCGACCCTCGGGCCGCGGGGCCGCAACGTGGTCATCGAGAAGTCGTGGGGCAGCCCCACGGTGACGAAAGACGGCGTGACCGTCGCCAAAGAGATCGAGCTCGAAGACCGCTTCCAGAACCTGGGCGCCCAGATGGTGAAAGAGGTCGCCTCGAAGACCTCCGACGTGGCAGGTGACGGCACCACCACCGCCACGGTGCTGGCGCAGGCGATCTTCCGTGAGGGCTCGAAGATGGTGGCCGCCGGTCACAATCCGATGGACCTCAAGCGCGGCATCGACAAGGCCGTGGGCAAGATCGTCGAAAGCCTCAAGAAGCTGTCCAAGCCCACGAAGGGCCACAAGGACATCGCCCAGGTTGGCACGATCAGCGCCAACGGCGACGAGTACATCGGTGGCCTCATCGCCGACGCGATGGAGAAGGTGGGCAAAGAAGGCGTCATCACCATCGAAGAGGCCAAGTCGATGGAGACCACGCTCGACGTGGTCGAAGGCATGCAGTTCGATCGTGGCTACCTCTCGCCCTACTTCGTGACCGACACGGACCGCATGGAAGTGCGCATGGAGGATCCCTACATCCTCATCCATGAAAAGCGCATCTCGAACATGAAGGACCTCTTGCCCTTGCTCGAGCAGGTGGCGCGTTCCGGTCGTCCCCTCATGATCATCGCTGAAGAGGTCGAGGGTGAAGCCCTGGCCACTTTGGTGGTGAACAAGCTGCGGGGCACCTTGCAGGTGTGCGCCGTGAAGGCGCCTGGCTTTGGCGATCGCCGCAAGGAGATGCTGAAGGACATCGCCATCCTGACGGGCGGTCAGGCCGTCACCGAGGATCTGGGGCTCAAGCTCGAGAACCTCACGCTCAAGGAGCTGGGGCGCGCCAAGAGCCTCAAGGTGGACAAGGACAACACCACGATCGTCGATGGCGCGGGCAAGAAGCCCGACATCGAGGGCCGCTGCAAGCAGATCCGCGCCCAGATCGAAGAGACCTCCAGCGACTACGATCGCGAGAAGCTGCAGGAGCGTCTGGCCAAGCTGGTGGGCGGCGTGGCCGTCATCAAGGTGGGCGCTGCCACCGAGACGGAGATGAAGGAGAAGAAGGCGCGCGTGGAAGACGCCCTCAACGCGACCCGTGCGGCCGTGGAAGAAGGCATCGTGCCCGGCGGCGGCGTGGCGCTGGTTCGCTGCGTCAAGGACCTCGAGAAGCTCGAGGACCTGACCGACGAGGAGCGCGTGGGTGTGAACATCATCCGTCGCGCCATCGAGGAACCCTGCCGCCAGATCGCCGCCAACGCGGGCAAGGAAGGCAGCATCATCGTGCAGCGGGTGAAGGAAGGCAAGGGTGGCTTCGGCTACAACGCCGCCACCGACACCTTCGAGGATCTCATCGAGGCCGGCGTCATCGACCCGACCAAGGTGGTCCGCTCTGCGCTGCAGAACTCGGCTTCGGTGTCTTCGCTGCTCATCACCACGGAGGCCCTCATCGCCGAGCGGCCCAAGCATGAAGAGGCTCCCGCCGCAGGCGGCGGTGGTCACGAACACTGA
- a CDS encoding DUF962 domain-containing protein, with translation MRVYDAAHRRRGTRLAHLVALPLMGAAVPVAFVSLRWSVATLAVGWALQYLSHVFIEGNDTCLKSWKQVPVAALWTVAQGQKTWDKIQGWTKRS, from the coding sequence TTGAGGGTTTACGATGCGGCACATCGACGTCGCGGCACGCGCCTCGCGCACCTCGTGGCGTTGCCCCTGATGGGCGCAGCGGTGCCGGTGGCCTTCGTTTCGTTGCGCTGGTCGGTGGCCACGCTGGCCGTGGGCTGGGCGCTCCAATACCTCAGCCATGTGTTCATCGAGGGCAATGACACCTGCCTCAAGAGCTGGAAGCAGGTCCCCGTGGCGGCCCTGTGGACGGTTGCCCAGGGGCAGAAGACCTGGGACAAGATTCAAGGCTGGACGAAGCGCTCCTAG
- a CDS encoding STAS domain-containing protein encodes MKAETRMSQMRAWASDFPASVVVFLVALPLCMGIAVASGVPPALGLLTGIVGGLVVGALGGAPLQVSGPAAGLTVLVWDIVQRYGLGALGPLVLLAGALQIGAALLRGGRWFQAVPASVIHGMLAGIGVLIVASQFHVMVDDAPSGSGLDNLVSIPVAMWKAVFPADGTPHQMAAAIGLETIVVISLWSRFARGRWKVLPPALVGVVMATLTAHLWDLPIARVAVPDSLAGSANWISLAGALEVLRQPAAIGEAVALALIASAETLLCATAVDRMHNGPRTHYDRELGAQGLGNILCGVLGALPMTGVIVRSSANVQAGGKTRASAIMHGLWLLGLVWLAPGLLRYIPVASLAAVLVFTGFKLMNLAVLRSLRKYGRSEVAIYLGTVIAIIVTDLLKGILFGLVLALAKLLWRFSHLRVQMRDDHDKGRTVVQLTGAATFLSLPNLAAALQKVPEGRKVEVHVEALDYIDHACLEALAEWEKQHRARGGQASINWKDLEFRYRERKPAAAPPRWGERPASS; translated from the coding sequence ATGAAAGCCGAAACGCGCATGAGCCAGATGCGTGCATGGGCCTCCGACTTTCCAGCGTCGGTGGTGGTGTTTCTCGTAGCACTGCCACTTTGTATGGGCATCGCGGTGGCCTCTGGGGTGCCTCCGGCCCTCGGCCTCCTCACAGGGATCGTCGGAGGCCTCGTGGTGGGGGCCCTGGGCGGAGCGCCTCTACAGGTCAGCGGCCCCGCAGCGGGGCTCACCGTCCTGGTGTGGGATATCGTGCAGCGCTATGGGCTGGGCGCGCTCGGCCCCCTCGTTCTCCTTGCAGGCGCGCTCCAGATCGGAGCCGCCCTCCTGCGCGGAGGCCGCTGGTTTCAAGCCGTGCCGGCCTCGGTGATACACGGCATGCTCGCCGGCATCGGCGTGCTCATCGTGGCCAGCCAGTTCCACGTCATGGTGGACGACGCGCCGAGTGGCAGTGGGCTCGACAACCTCGTCAGCATCCCCGTCGCGATGTGGAAGGCAGTCTTTCCCGCAGACGGAACGCCGCACCAGATGGCGGCCGCGATAGGTTTGGAGACGATCGTGGTGATCTCGCTCTGGTCTCGCTTCGCCCGCGGGCGGTGGAAAGTGCTACCCCCGGCTCTCGTAGGTGTCGTGATGGCCACGCTGACGGCGCACCTTTGGGACCTGCCGATCGCGCGGGTCGCCGTTCCCGACAGCCTCGCAGGTTCGGCCAACTGGATCAGCCTGGCAGGCGCCCTCGAGGTGCTGCGGCAGCCCGCGGCGATCGGAGAGGCAGTGGCCTTGGCCCTCATCGCCTCCGCGGAGACTCTGCTGTGCGCCACCGCCGTGGACCGCATGCACAATGGCCCCCGCACCCACTACGACCGCGAACTCGGCGCTCAAGGACTGGGCAACATCCTCTGCGGCGTACTGGGAGCCCTGCCCATGACGGGGGTGATCGTGCGCAGCTCGGCCAACGTGCAGGCGGGCGGAAAGACGCGCGCTTCGGCCATCATGCACGGGCTGTGGCTGCTGGGCCTCGTGTGGCTGGCCCCCGGTTTGTTGCGCTACATCCCCGTGGCCAGCTTGGCGGCGGTGCTCGTGTTCACGGGGTTCAAGCTGATGAACCTGGCGGTGTTGCGAAGCCTGCGCAAATACGGCCGCTCCGAGGTAGCCATCTATCTGGGGACGGTGATCGCCATCATCGTGACGGATCTCCTGAAAGGGATTCTCTTTGGCCTGGTGTTGGCGCTCGCCAAGCTGCTGTGGCGGTTCAGCCATCTGCGTGTGCAGATGCGAGACGACCACGACAAAGGGCGCACGGTGGTGCAACTGACCGGGGCCGCCACCTTCTTGAGCCTGCCGAACCTCGCTGCGGCCCTGCAGAAGGTGCCCGAGGGGCGCAAAGTCGAGGTGCACGTCGAAGCGCTCGACTACATCGATCATGCCTGTCTCGAAGCCCTCGCAGAGTGGGAGAAACAACATCGGGCCCGCGGGGGGCAGGCTTCCATCAATTGGAAGGATCTCGAGTTCCGATATCGGGAACGCAAACCCGCCGCGGCGCCGCCGCGATGGGGAGAACGCCCGGCCTCATCCTAG
- a CDS encoding glycosyltransferase, with the protein MAPSAAKDDVAPTPLRVFYVSQTHPSHARAALDYGQIISTHHEVVAEPEQADVAVFHIEPHAVAAALREYPALLGCHRIGYFVWEASDLPAAYVPVMRLVHEVWTPSQYCVNVFARHHAQVWKVPHVAARPPVSRDTATVVRQALGHDPAQLTLLAISKPADPRKNTAQILRVFPRVRAQLPNVRLIVKNLRPEPLERALASPGVTFVEQAIPDPEMTALLQMASVLVSAHHAEGWGFNVSDAMSLGVPVVATAYSGNLEFTSDETAFAIPATEEPIRPEDRFGLFDGSMKWGYVSDDALTDQLLAACRAVTEGRAAQRAARARQTVEAFSLPNVAAVTLERLSAVSARRR; encoded by the coding sequence ATGGCACCCTCGGCTGCCAAGGACGACGTCGCCCCCACCCCGCTGCGCGTGTTTTACGTATCGCAGACGCATCCAAGCCACGCTCGGGCTGCGCTCGACTACGGGCAAATCATCAGCACGCACCACGAGGTGGTCGCCGAACCCGAACAGGCCGACGTGGCCGTGTTCCACATCGAACCTCACGCGGTGGCCGCAGCGTTGCGGGAGTACCCTGCGTTGCTCGGTTGTCACCGCATCGGGTATTTCGTTTGGGAGGCCAGCGACCTGCCCGCGGCCTACGTACCGGTGATGCGCCTCGTTCACGAGGTATGGACACCCTCGCAGTACTGCGTGAACGTGTTCGCGCGCCACCATGCCCAGGTCTGGAAGGTGCCGCACGTGGCCGCGCGTCCGCCCGTGTCCCGCGACACCGCCACAGTGGTGCGCCAGGCGCTCGGCCACGATCCCGCGCAGCTCACCCTACTCGCCATCTCGAAGCCTGCCGATCCCCGCAAAAACACTGCCCAAATCCTGAGGGTGTTTCCCCGGGTCCGCGCGCAGCTTCCCAACGTTCGGCTCATCGTCAAGAACCTGCGCCCCGAGCCGCTCGAGCGTGCCCTCGCAAGCCCCGGCGTCACCTTCGTCGAACAAGCCATCCCCGATCCGGAAATGACGGCCCTGCTGCAAATGGCCAGTGTCCTCGTCAGCGCCCACCACGCGGAAGGCTGGGGCTTCAACGTCTCGGACGCGATGTCGCTGGGCGTGCCGGTGGTCGCCACGGCCTACTCGGGCAATCTCGAGTTCACGAGCGACGAGACCGCCTTTGCCATTCCCGCGACGGAGGAGCCGATCCGCCCCGAGGATCGCTTCGGACTCTTCGACGGCTCGATGAAGTGGGGCTATGTGTCGGACGACGCCCTCACGGACCAGCTTTTGGCAGCCTGTCGCGCCGTCACCGAGGGCCGCGCGGCACAACGGGCGGCCCGCGCCCGTCAAACTGTAGAAGCGTTCTCTCTTCCCAACGTGGCAGCCGTGACGCTCGAGCGTCTCTCGGCGGTTTCTGCCCGGAGACGCTGA
- the pruA gene encoding L-glutamate gamma-semialdehyde dehydrogenase: METIARVPKPQNEPVSSYAPGTPERAALSAALARVAAAPREIPCLIGGKPVITGRLVPVVMPHDHGHTLAHFHAAGVPEVHAALAAAEEARRGWQAMRWEDRLAVFLKAAELLAGRHRAWLNATTMLGQSKTCHQAEIDAACETVDFWRFNAEFAARLYEEQPESAPGTWNRLQMRPLEGFVLALTPFNFTSIAANLPTAPAMMGNTVVWKPAESQTLSAHVIMEILAEAGLPPGVINFLPGHGPDVVPPLVKDARFAGLHFTGSTPVFQSLWKAVAENLYGYRGFPRIVGETGGKGFIVAHASADEDALLTAIVRGAFEYQGQKCSAVSRVYLPKGLWARLRDRLIDTVAGLRMGDVCDHENFMGAVIKQTAFERLSGVLADAQADPEIEVLTEGKSEGDVGWFVPPTVLLSDNPTSRFMTEEFFGPLFTVFVYDEARYGDVLTLVDRTSPYGLTGAIFARDREAIAHACQALTFAAGNLYINDKPTGAVVGQQPFGGARASGTDDKAGSAHNLLRWVAPRAVKETFDPPRDYRYPFMQAP; encoded by the coding sequence ATGGAGACCATCGCAAGGGTGCCGAAGCCGCAGAACGAACCCGTGTCGAGCTATGCGCCAGGTACGCCGGAACGTGCGGCCCTGTCCGCGGCGCTAGCCCGCGTCGCCGCGGCCCCGCGCGAGATCCCATGCCTCATCGGGGGCAAGCCCGTGATCACGGGGCGTCTCGTGCCGGTGGTCATGCCTCACGACCACGGCCACACGCTCGCACATTTCCACGCAGCCGGCGTGCCCGAGGTGCACGCGGCGCTTGCGGCGGCGGAGGAGGCCCGGCGGGGCTGGCAAGCCATGCGCTGGGAGGATCGGCTGGCCGTGTTCCTCAAGGCCGCCGAGCTGCTGGCGGGGCGCCACCGCGCGTGGCTCAACGCCACCACCATGCTGGGGCAATCCAAGACTTGTCACCAGGCCGAGATCGATGCCGCGTGCGAAACGGTGGACTTCTGGCGCTTCAATGCCGAGTTCGCGGCGCGGCTTTACGAGGAGCAACCCGAAAGCGCTCCTGGCACGTGGAACCGTCTGCAGATGCGTCCGCTCGAAGGCTTCGTGCTGGCGCTGACGCCCTTCAACTTCACATCCATCGCGGCCAATCTTCCCACCGCTCCCGCCATGATGGGCAATACGGTGGTGTGGAAGCCGGCAGAGAGCCAAACGCTCTCGGCCCACGTCATCATGGAGATCTTGGCCGAAGCGGGCCTGCCTCCCGGTGTGATCAACTTCTTGCCGGGTCACGGACCTGACGTGGTGCCTCCTCTCGTGAAGGACGCCCGCTTCGCGGGGTTACACTTCACGGGGTCGACACCGGTGTTTCAGAGTTTGTGGAAAGCGGTGGCCGAGAACCTTTATGGGTATCGCGGTTTTCCTCGCATCGTGGGAGAAACGGGTGGCAAGGGCTTCATCGTGGCACATGCCTCGGCGGACGAGGACGCTCTATTGACCGCGATCGTGCGGGGCGCGTTCGAGTATCAGGGGCAGAAGTGCTCCGCGGTCTCTCGGGTGTACCTGCCGAAGGGTTTGTGGGCGCGCCTGCGAGATCGCCTGATCGATACGGTCGCAGGTTTGCGCATGGGGGACGTTTGCGACCATGAAAACTTCATGGGCGCGGTCATCAAACAAACCGCTTTCGAGCGCCTGTCCGGCGTGCTCGCCGATGCGCAGGCCGACCCTGAAATCGAGGTGTTGACAGAGGGCAAGAGCGAAGGCGACGTGGGCTGGTTCGTTCCGCCCACGGTCTTGCTGAGCGACAACCCCACGTCGCGCTTCATGACGGAAGAGTTCTTTGGGCCGCTTTTCACCGTGTTCGTCTACGACGAAGCTCGTTACGGTGATGTGTTGACCCTCGTGGATCGCACGTCGCCCTATGGGTTGACGGGTGCCATCTTCGCGCGCGATCGAGAGGCGATCGCGCACGCATGCCAGGCGCTCACCTTCGCGGCGGGAAACCTTTATATCAACGACAAGCCGACGGGTGCCGTCGTGGGGCAGCAACCTTTTGGGGGGGCACGGGCCTCTGGAACCGATGACAAGGCGGGCAGTGCGCACAACCTGCTGCGCTGGGTGGCACCGCGCGCGGTGAAGGAGACCTTCGACCCGCCACGCGACTATCGGTACCCCTTCATGCAAGCGCCTTGA
- a CDS encoding glycosyltransferase, which produces MIVAFVESPHDSRTGDWFYRTHLPGLALAAAGARVVETNFLHQKARELCLRADVLVLNMSCDPDLLPLVAARRAEGRPTVFELNDDVAFVQPANPLYAFFSNAENRRLLRLLAASCDALQFSSAALAARYGYLNGRHLVFPNHLPGPLPPLSPRPAQGLVVGWGGSVGHRDDLAAVAGPLGAWVKQRPDVRLAVMADPQLRPVFAACPEAQLHWVPPGPMERYTAFLQTLDVGVAPLMDTGFNRCRSDVKLLEYAAHGAVPVVQRLAPYEAALTEGLTGFGFRDTGDLLTILSALHQDPKARGEVARSAYRYVSTQRLMSQNVDARLAFYEGLWASGAPARPSDNLFEDACAWPGAEPNGNHVRLGFSAYERLVYEALVTSQDREQTPAALPALRAAEALLPSEGTAARYLALFEPETRLARLEGLARGASTSLSVWIDLGDARFDAGQVAGALEAFKHAARLAPRWSVPLGRLAAVLASQGAHAQAESFAVLARQNEAAVPEPLLGPRTFRAVR; this is translated from the coding sequence ATGATCGTTGCCTTCGTCGAGTCGCCTCACGATAGCCGCACCGGGGACTGGTTCTACCGAACGCATCTGCCAGGCCTGGCGCTCGCTGCGGCCGGCGCGCGCGTGGTGGAGACGAACTTCCTGCACCAAAAGGCGCGTGAGCTGTGTCTGCGCGCCGACGTGCTGGTGCTCAACATGTCATGTGATCCGGACCTCTTGCCCCTCGTCGCCGCCCGGCGGGCCGAAGGGCGCCCCACCGTGTTCGAGCTCAACGACGATGTGGCCTTCGTGCAGCCGGCCAACCCGCTCTACGCGTTCTTCTCGAACGCGGAAAACCGTCGGCTGTTGCGGCTGCTTGCGGCCAGCTGCGATGCGCTTCAGTTCTCGTCAGCGGCGTTGGCGGCACGGTATGGCTATCTGAACGGCCGCCACCTGGTGTTCCCGAATCATCTGCCAGGCCCATTGCCACCGCTTTCGCCACGGCCAGCGCAGGGCTTGGTGGTGGGCTGGGGGGGCTCCGTGGGCCACCGTGACGATCTGGCAGCCGTGGCGGGCCCCCTCGGGGCCTGGGTGAAGCAGCGCCCCGACGTGCGGCTGGCCGTCATGGCCGACCCGCAGCTTCGCCCCGTGTTCGCGGCTTGTCCCGAGGCGCAGCTGCACTGGGTGCCTCCGGGGCCCATGGAGCGCTACACGGCGTTCCTGCAGACGCTGGACGTGGGGGTGGCGCCCTTGATGGACACGGGCTTCAACCGATGCCGCTCGGACGTGAAGCTGCTCGAGTACGCCGCCCACGGCGCGGTGCCGGTGGTGCAGCGCTTGGCGCCCTACGAAGCCGCCCTCACGGAGGGTTTGACGGGTTTTGGGTTTCGCGACACGGGCGATCTGCTGACGATTCTTTCAGCCTTGCACCAGGACCCCAAGGCCCGCGGGGAAGTGGCGCGGTCCGCCTACCGCTATGTGAGCACGCAGCGGCTCATGTCCCAGAACGTCGACGCGCGCCTGGCCTTCTACGAGGGCTTGTGGGCCTCGGGGGCGCCGGCTCGCCCTTCCGACAACCTCTTCGAGGACGCGTGCGCGTGGCCAGGCGCCGAGCCGAACGGCAACCATGTGCGTTTGGGCTTTTCGGCTTACGAACGGCTGGTCTACGAAGCTCTCGTCACGAGCCAGGATCGCGAACAGACGCCGGCGGCCCTTCCGGCTCTGCGCGCGGCCGAGGCGTTGCTTCCCTCCGAAGGGACCGCCGCTCGTTATCTGGCCTTGTTCGAGCCCGAGACCCGTCTCGCTCGTCTCGAAGGGCTGGCCCGAGGGGCTTCGACGTCGCTTTCGGTGTGGATCGACTTGGGGGATGCCCGCTTCGATGCTGGACAGGTCGCGGGGGCGCTCGAAGCCTTCAAGCACGCGGCGCGCCTGGCGCCCCGCTGGAGTGTGCCGCTTGGCAGACTTGCGGCCGTGCTGGCGTCGCAAGGCGCGCACGCTCAGGCCGAATCGTTCGCGGTGCTGGCGCGGCAGAACGAAGCCGCCGTGCCCGAACCCCTCTTAGGTCCGCGGACGTTCAGGGCCGTGCGTTGA
- a CDS encoding sigma-70 family RNA polymerase sigma factor → MNVAVREDSAQEGMVDADWLSRCRAGDKVAWRQLYDLHAPLVYRLCRRMGLSDERTADVCQDVFMRVYRNLGRFRGDAQFSTWLYRIAINEVSRTQREGGVRRMLLSLVGHEVQDTDPDPGPERRAQASEAAEVLEQILARMKPKKRSVFVLYELEDLTTEEIAHVLGCGVETVKSRLRHARAEFDRLHKQRSLILVKGGRA, encoded by the coding sequence ATGAACGTGGCGGTGCGCGAAGACTCAGCCCAGGAAGGGATGGTCGATGCCGACTGGCTCAGTCGGTGTCGAGCCGGCGACAAAGTCGCCTGGCGCCAGCTCTATGACCTGCATGCGCCCCTCGTCTACCGTCTTTGCCGGCGCATGGGTTTGTCGGACGAAAGAACCGCCGATGTCTGCCAGGACGTCTTCATGCGCGTGTACCGCAACCTCGGCCGCTTCCGCGGTGACGCTCAGTTTTCCACCTGGCTTTACCGCATCGCCATCAACGAAGTGTCCCGGACTCAGCGCGAAGGCGGTGTGCGCCGCATGCTGCTCAGCCTCGTCGGCCACGAAGTGCAGGACACCGATCCCGATCCTGGCCCTGAACGCCGGGCACAGGCATCAGAAGCAGCCGAGGTTCTCGAGCAGATCCTCGCGCGCATGAAACCAAAAAAACGCTCGGTGTTCGTGCTGTACGAACTCGAAGACCTTACGACAGAGGAGATCGCGCACGTGCTTGGTTGTGGAGTGGAGACGGTGAAGTCGCGGTTGCGGCACGCACGGGCCGAGTTCGATCGCTTGCACAAGCAGCGCAGCCTGATCCTGGTCAAGGGGGGCCGCGCGTGA